In the Sarcophilus harrisii chromosome 3, mSarHar1.11, whole genome shotgun sequence genome, one interval contains:
- the LSR gene encoding lipolysis-stimulated lipoprotein receptor isoform X1 encodes MVRAVPLPPQPPPLAASSPLPSLPIPSSPLPSPPISRCTWERTAPQAHAPPMAPVAHGGTSAPPTSPGRNPRWQSVLPLPLLLLLLTPWCSAPVGCIQVTVSKPFQVVILFQPVTLPCSYQLSGVPTTPIVIWKYKSFCRDRVADAFSSASADTQLNNQLAAGNPGYNPYVECQDSARTVRVVATKQGNAVTLGDFYQGRRITITGNADLTFDQTAWGDSGVYYCSVVSAQDLQGNNEAYAELIVLGKTSGVAELLPDFQIGSMEDWLFVVVVVLAAFLVFLLLGICWCQCCPHTCCCYVRCPCCPDKCCCPEALYAAGKAATSGVPSIYAPSVYAASTYGHLSPAKAPSPAPMIPLGPIHNGYAGDFDRQSSVGGHSSQVPLLRDTDSSRNSEVRSGYRIQANQQDDSMKVLYYMEKELANFDPSRPGLPNGRVERAMSEVTSLHEDDWHSRPHRGPALTPIQDEDLDYRSARSPRGWAPEYPRERHGGWAAGRPRAHSMDALDDLARPSSVESGRTSPSERGRSRAYAPPRSRSRDDLYSRSGDPYVGDFRSRGRTPDPSRRDRTPDTSRRDPQESHRRARDPDYDGRFLEEVLRKKGERRRPHREEEEEEPYYPPAPPPYTETESQSSRERRLRKDLGLSRESLVV; translated from the exons ATGGTACGGGCCGTCCCCCTGCCCCCGCAGCCCCCTCCCCTGGCGGCGTCCAGTCCCCTCCCATCCCTTCCGATCCCTTCCAGtcccctcccatcccctcccatcTCCCGCTGTACCTGGGAGCGGACGGCGCCGCAGGCGCACGCACCTCCCATGGCTCCGGTGGCCCACGGGGGGACGAGTGCGCCCCCAACGTCCCCGGGACGAAATCCACGATGGCAGAGTGTGCTGCCCCTGCCcttgctgctgctcctgctgacCCCGTGGTGCTCAG CTCCTGTTGGCTGCATCCAGGTCACGGTGTCCAAACCCTTCCAAGTGGTGATCCTGTTCCAGCCCGTGACCCTTCCCTGCTCCTACCAGCTGTCAGGGGTGCCCACCACCCCCATCGTCATCTGGAAGTATAAGTCCTTCTGCCGAGATCGCGTTGCCGATGCTTTCTCCTCAGCCAGTGCTGACACCCAGCTCAACAACCAGCTCGCTGCTGGCAACCCAGGCTACAACCCTTATGTGGAGTGCCAGGACAGCGCCCGAACAGTGAGGGTGGTGGCCACCAAGCAAGGGAATGCCGTGACTCTGGGGGACTTCTATCAAGGGCGACGGATCACCATCACTGGGA ATGCTGACCTGACTTTTGACCAGACCGCGTGGGGAGACAGTGGCGTCTACTATTGCTCTGTGGTCTCTGCCCAGGACCTCCAAGGCAACAATGAGGCTTACGCCGAGCTCATTGTCCTTG GCAAGACCTCGGGGGTGGCGGAACTCTTACCAGACTTTCAGATAGGGTCCATGGAAG ATTGGCtctttgtggtggtggtggtcctGGCCGCCTTCCTGGTCTTCCTCCTCCTGGGCATCTGCTGGTGCCAGTGCTGTCCCCACACGTGCTGCTGCTATGTGCGCTGCCCCTGCTGCCCGGACAAGTGCTGCTGCCCCGAGGCCC TGTATGCTGCTGGTAAAGCTGCCACCTCGGGAGTCCCGAGCATTTATGCACCCAGTGTCTACGCAGCCAGCACCTATGGTCACCTCTCTCCAGCCAAGGCTCCTTCCCCTGCACCAATGATCCCACTAGGTCCCATCCACAATGGCTATGCAGGGGATTTTGACCGACAGAGCTCAG TCGGTGGCCACAGCTCCCAGGTGCCCCTTCTTCGAGACACAGACAGTTCCAGAAACTCTG AAGTACGCAGTGGTTATCGAATTCAGGCCAACCAGCAGGACGACTCCATGAAGGTGCTGTACTACATGGAGAAGGAGCTTGCCAACTTTGACCCTTCCCGGCCCGGCCTGCCCAATGGCCGTGTGGAGAGGG CCATGAGTGAAGTGACTTCCCTTCATGAGGACGACTGGCACTCCCGGCCCCACCGAGGCCCTGCCCTCACCCCCATCCAGGATGAAGATCTGGACTATCGCAGCGCAAGAAGCCCCCGGGGATGGGCACCAGAGTATCCCCGAGAGCGGCACGGAGGCTGGGCAGCCGGGCGGCCCCGTGCCCACTCAATGGATGCTCTGGATGACCTGGCCAGGCCCAGCTCTGTGGAATCGGGAAGGACATCCCCTTCAGAGAGGGGCCGGAGCCGGGCTTATGCGCCTCCAAGAAGTCGCAGCAGAGACGACCTCTACTCCCGATCTGGAGACCCCTATGTCGGAGACTTCAGGTCCCGGGGCCGAACCCCAGATCCCTCCCGCAGGGACCGAACCCCAGATACCTCCCGCAGGGACCCACAGGAGAGCCACAGGCGGGCCAGGGACCCCGACTATGATGGCCGCTTCTTAGAAGAGGTGCtgagaaaaaagggggagaggaggagaccccacagggaggaggaggaggaagaacccTATTACCCCCCAGCTCCACCTCCCTATACTGAAACGGAATCACAGTCCTCCCGGGAAAGGAGGCTTAGAAAG GACCTAGGCCTGAGCCGGGAGAGTCTGGTGGTCTGA
- the LSR gene encoding lipolysis-stimulated lipoprotein receptor isoform X3, producing MVRAVPLPPQPPPLAASSPLPSLPIPSSPLPSPPISRCTWERTAPQAHAPPMAPVAHGGTSAPPTSPGRNPRWQSVLPLPLLLLLLTPWCSAPVGCIQVTVSKPFQVVILFQPVTLPCSYQLSGVPTTPIVIWKYKSFCRDRVADAFSSASADTQLNNQLAAGNPGYNPYVECQDSARTVRVVATKQGNAVTLGDFYQGRRITITGNADLTFDQTAWGDSGVYYCSVVSAQDLQGNNEAYAELIVLDWLFVVVVVLAAFLVFLLLGICWCQCCPHTCCCYVRCPCCPDKCCCPEALYAAGKAATSGVPSIYAPSVYAASTYGHLSPAKAPSPAPMIPLGPIHNGYAGDFDRQSSVGGHSSQVPLLRDTDSSRNSEVRSGYRIQANQQDDSMKVLYYMEKELANFDPSRPGLPNGRVERAMSEVTSLHEDDWHSRPHRGPALTPIQDEDLDYRSARSPRGWAPEYPRERHGGWAAGRPRAHSMDALDDLARPSSVESGRTSPSERGRSRAYAPPRSRSRDDLYSRSGDPYVGDFRSRGRTPDPSRRDRTPDTSRRDPQESHRRARDPDYDGRFLEEVLRKKGERRRPHREEEEEEPYYPPAPPPYTETESQSSRERRLRKDLGLSRESLVV from the exons ATGGTACGGGCCGTCCCCCTGCCCCCGCAGCCCCCTCCCCTGGCGGCGTCCAGTCCCCTCCCATCCCTTCCGATCCCTTCCAGtcccctcccatcccctcccatcTCCCGCTGTACCTGGGAGCGGACGGCGCCGCAGGCGCACGCACCTCCCATGGCTCCGGTGGCCCACGGGGGGACGAGTGCGCCCCCAACGTCCCCGGGACGAAATCCACGATGGCAGAGTGTGCTGCCCCTGCCcttgctgctgctcctgctgacCCCGTGGTGCTCAG CTCCTGTTGGCTGCATCCAGGTCACGGTGTCCAAACCCTTCCAAGTGGTGATCCTGTTCCAGCCCGTGACCCTTCCCTGCTCCTACCAGCTGTCAGGGGTGCCCACCACCCCCATCGTCATCTGGAAGTATAAGTCCTTCTGCCGAGATCGCGTTGCCGATGCTTTCTCCTCAGCCAGTGCTGACACCCAGCTCAACAACCAGCTCGCTGCTGGCAACCCAGGCTACAACCCTTATGTGGAGTGCCAGGACAGCGCCCGAACAGTGAGGGTGGTGGCCACCAAGCAAGGGAATGCCGTGACTCTGGGGGACTTCTATCAAGGGCGACGGATCACCATCACTGGGA ATGCTGACCTGACTTTTGACCAGACCGCGTGGGGAGACAGTGGCGTCTACTATTGCTCTGTGGTCTCTGCCCAGGACCTCCAAGGCAACAATGAGGCTTACGCCGAGCTCATTGTCCTTG ATTGGCtctttgtggtggtggtggtcctGGCCGCCTTCCTGGTCTTCCTCCTCCTGGGCATCTGCTGGTGCCAGTGCTGTCCCCACACGTGCTGCTGCTATGTGCGCTGCCCCTGCTGCCCGGACAAGTGCTGCTGCCCCGAGGCCC TGTATGCTGCTGGTAAAGCTGCCACCTCGGGAGTCCCGAGCATTTATGCACCCAGTGTCTACGCAGCCAGCACCTATGGTCACCTCTCTCCAGCCAAGGCTCCTTCCCCTGCACCAATGATCCCACTAGGTCCCATCCACAATGGCTATGCAGGGGATTTTGACCGACAGAGCTCAG TCGGTGGCCACAGCTCCCAGGTGCCCCTTCTTCGAGACACAGACAGTTCCAGAAACTCTG AAGTACGCAGTGGTTATCGAATTCAGGCCAACCAGCAGGACGACTCCATGAAGGTGCTGTACTACATGGAGAAGGAGCTTGCCAACTTTGACCCTTCCCGGCCCGGCCTGCCCAATGGCCGTGTGGAGAGGG CCATGAGTGAAGTGACTTCCCTTCATGAGGACGACTGGCACTCCCGGCCCCACCGAGGCCCTGCCCTCACCCCCATCCAGGATGAAGATCTGGACTATCGCAGCGCAAGAAGCCCCCGGGGATGGGCACCAGAGTATCCCCGAGAGCGGCACGGAGGCTGGGCAGCCGGGCGGCCCCGTGCCCACTCAATGGATGCTCTGGATGACCTGGCCAGGCCCAGCTCTGTGGAATCGGGAAGGACATCCCCTTCAGAGAGGGGCCGGAGCCGGGCTTATGCGCCTCCAAGAAGTCGCAGCAGAGACGACCTCTACTCCCGATCTGGAGACCCCTATGTCGGAGACTTCAGGTCCCGGGGCCGAACCCCAGATCCCTCCCGCAGGGACCGAACCCCAGATACCTCCCGCAGGGACCCACAGGAGAGCCACAGGCGGGCCAGGGACCCCGACTATGATGGCCGCTTCTTAGAAGAGGTGCtgagaaaaaagggggagaggaggagaccccacagggaggaggaggaggaagaacccTATTACCCCCCAGCTCCACCTCCCTATACTGAAACGGAATCACAGTCCTCCCGGGAAAGGAGGCTTAGAAAG GACCTAGGCCTGAGCCGGGAGAGTCTGGTGGTCTGA